In the genome of Candidatus Eremiobacteraceae bacterium, the window AGCCGAGTAGTAGTCTTCTGCGAGTTGGTCGACGCGCACGCCGTTAGAGGACGACGCGTGGACGAACCTTCCGTTGCCTAAGTAGATGCCGACGTGCGACGCGCCCAGCGCGTAGGTCTGGAAGAACACGAGATCGCCGGCCCGGAGATCTTGCGTCGAGACGTGCCGGCCCGATTCGTATTGCGCGTCCGCCGTGCGCGGCAAGTAGATGCCGTTTTTCGCGAACACCGCCCAGACGAATCCAGAGCAGTCCACGCCGCCGAACGAAGTGCCGCCCCAAACGTAGGGAACGCCGAGGTAGCGGAGCGCGGTGCCGGTGATGCGGGCATCGAAGGTGAGCGCTTGTTGCGCGAACTCAAACGATGCGACGACCGGTGGCGCGGAT includes:
- a CDS encoding C40 family peptidase; the protein is SAPPVVASFEFAQQALTFDARITGTALRYLGVPYVWGGTSFGGVDCSGFVWAVFAKNGIYLPRTADAQYESGRHVSTQDLRAGDLVFFQTYALGASHVGIYLGNGRFVHASSSNGVRVDQLAEDYYSARYLGARRLAKV